Proteins co-encoded in one Malus domestica chromosome 09, GDT2T_hap1 genomic window:
- the LOC103442305 gene encoding type I inositol polyphosphate 5-phosphatase 4-like isoform X2 — translation MEMDPCTSTSELRIFVGTWNVAGRSPKGSLAVDLDEWLNLKDAADMYVLGFQEIVPLKTRNVIGVEDPTEARNWNLLIGKTLNEKFGCPWLTPIVHPISSENYNYVQVSELEPEITREQSRTLQEKPKSVSKYKLIASKKMVGVFLSVWMKSELVRKYDISNVKVCSVACGIMGYLGNKGSVSVSMTIERTSFCFVVAHLASGEKKGDEGRRNHQVAEIFKRTAFPRSSSDNDIPHPLTILGHDRIFWFGDLNYRLYLEDNSARQLIRKLDWTALQEFDQLRREREYGGVFQGWKEGALEFAPTYKYSSSNCNRYSGGLPSRSGEKQRTPAWCDRILWYGKGVTQLSYFRSESKFSDHRPVSALFSTQVDVVQSTNPRMVSMHTILPAIPTPKEIVQSNRDEEASSTFLSLIIKDFKESPTQNTSCIEQIDDSGCS, via the exons ATGGAGATGGATCCATGCACTTCAACTAGTGAGTTGAG AATCTTTGTGGGAACTTGGAATGTTGCTGGAAGGTCTCCCAAAGGGAGCTTGGCAGTAGATTTGGATGAGTGGTTGAATCTTAAGGACGCGGCAGACATGTATGTTCTCGG ATTTCAGGAGATCGTACCTTTGAAGACCCGAAATGTGATAGGAGTGGAAGACCCAACCGAAGCAAGAAACTGGAACCTGCTGATAGGGAAAACTCTCAACGAAAAATTCGGGTGCCCTTGGTTGACGCCCATTGTGCATCCAATTTCTAGTGAGAACTACAATTATGTGCAAGTTTCTGAACTCGAACCTGAAATCACGAGGGAGCAATCAAGAACCCTACAAGAAAAGCCAAAGAGTGTGAGTAAGTACAAGCTAATTGCAAGCAAGAAGATGGTTGGAGTCTTCCTTAGTGTATGGATGAAAAGTGAATTGGTCAGAAAAtatgacatttcaaatgttaaagtTTGTTCCGTGGCCTGTGGCATCATGGGTTATTTGGGAAACAAAGGTTCGGTTTCAGTTAGCATGACAATCGAAAGAACTAGTTTTTGCTTTGTTGTTGCCCATTTAGCTTCTGGAGAGAAGAAAGGAGATGAAGGTAGAAGGAATCATCAAGTCGCAGAGATTTTTAAGCGAACGGCTTTCCCTCGATCCTCTTCAGACAATGATATTCCTCATCCTCTCACCATCTTAGGACACGA TCGGATTTTCTGGTTCGGGGATCTCAACTATAGGCTATACTTGGAGGACAATTCAGCCAGGCAGCTGATAAGGAAACTAGACTGGACAGCGTTGCAAGAATTTGATCAACTTCGTAGGGAACGAGAATATGGTGGGGTATTTCAGGGTTGGAAGGAGGGAGCTTTAGAATTTGCACCTACCTATAAGTATTCTTCATCAAATTGCAATCGCTATTCAGGTGGGCTTCCAAGCAGATCAGGAGAGAAGCAAAGGACTCCAGCATG GTGTGATAGAATTCTGTGGTATGGAAAAGGGGTGACACAGCTCTCTTATTTCCGGAGTGAAAGTAAGTTCTCAGACCATCGGCCCGTCTCTGCCCTATTCTCAACACAGGTAGATGTAGTGCAGTCTACTAATCCAAGAATGGTTTCAATGCATACCATTCTTCCCGCCATACCAACTCCTAAAGAAATT GTGCAGAGCAACCGTGATGAAGAGGCCAGTTCTACATTTTTATCATTGATCATAAAGGATTTCAAAGAATCACCAACACAAAATACAAGTTGTATAGAACAAATAGATGACAGTGGTTGCAGCTAG
- the LOC103442305 gene encoding type I inositol polyphosphate 5-phosphatase 4-like isoform X1, whose translation MDGEKPKSRRRMFRKWFKRKHKGAEPYQLSQVSDGGEDESTDYLDDILFQSMEMDPCTSTSELRIFVGTWNVAGRSPKGSLAVDLDEWLNLKDAADMYVLGFQEIVPLKTRNVIGVEDPTEARNWNLLIGKTLNEKFGCPWLTPIVHPISSENYNYVQVSELEPEITREQSRTLQEKPKSVSKYKLIASKKMVGVFLSVWMKSELVRKYDISNVKVCSVACGIMGYLGNKGSVSVSMTIERTSFCFVVAHLASGEKKGDEGRRNHQVAEIFKRTAFPRSSSDNDIPHPLTILGHDRIFWFGDLNYRLYLEDNSARQLIRKLDWTALQEFDQLRREREYGGVFQGWKEGALEFAPTYKYSSSNCNRYSGGLPSRSGEKQRTPAWCDRILWYGKGVTQLSYFRSESKFSDHRPVSALFSTQVDVVQSTNPRMVSMHTILPAIPTPKEIVQSNRDEEASSTFLSLIIKDFKESPTQNTSCIEQIDDSGCS comes from the exons ATGGACGGAGAGAAACCTAAGTCGAGGAGAAGAATGTTTAGAAAGTGGTTCAAGAGAAAGCATAAGGGAGCTGAACCCTATCAACTGAGTCAAGTTTCAG ATGGGGGCGAAGATGAAAGCACGGATTACTTGGATGATATTCTCTTTCAGTCCATGGAGATGGATCCATGCACTTCAACTAGTGAGTTGAG AATCTTTGTGGGAACTTGGAATGTTGCTGGAAGGTCTCCCAAAGGGAGCTTGGCAGTAGATTTGGATGAGTGGTTGAATCTTAAGGACGCGGCAGACATGTATGTTCTCGG ATTTCAGGAGATCGTACCTTTGAAGACCCGAAATGTGATAGGAGTGGAAGACCCAACCGAAGCAAGAAACTGGAACCTGCTGATAGGGAAAACTCTCAACGAAAAATTCGGGTGCCCTTGGTTGACGCCCATTGTGCATCCAATTTCTAGTGAGAACTACAATTATGTGCAAGTTTCTGAACTCGAACCTGAAATCACGAGGGAGCAATCAAGAACCCTACAAGAAAAGCCAAAGAGTGTGAGTAAGTACAAGCTAATTGCAAGCAAGAAGATGGTTGGAGTCTTCCTTAGTGTATGGATGAAAAGTGAATTGGTCAGAAAAtatgacatttcaaatgttaaagtTTGTTCCGTGGCCTGTGGCATCATGGGTTATTTGGGAAACAAAGGTTCGGTTTCAGTTAGCATGACAATCGAAAGAACTAGTTTTTGCTTTGTTGTTGCCCATTTAGCTTCTGGAGAGAAGAAAGGAGATGAAGGTAGAAGGAATCATCAAGTCGCAGAGATTTTTAAGCGAACGGCTTTCCCTCGATCCTCTTCAGACAATGATATTCCTCATCCTCTCACCATCTTAGGACACGA TCGGATTTTCTGGTTCGGGGATCTCAACTATAGGCTATACTTGGAGGACAATTCAGCCAGGCAGCTGATAAGGAAACTAGACTGGACAGCGTTGCAAGAATTTGATCAACTTCGTAGGGAACGAGAATATGGTGGGGTATTTCAGGGTTGGAAGGAGGGAGCTTTAGAATTTGCACCTACCTATAAGTATTCTTCATCAAATTGCAATCGCTATTCAGGTGGGCTTCCAAGCAGATCAGGAGAGAAGCAAAGGACTCCAGCATG GTGTGATAGAATTCTGTGGTATGGAAAAGGGGTGACACAGCTCTCTTATTTCCGGAGTGAAAGTAAGTTCTCAGACCATCGGCCCGTCTCTGCCCTATTCTCAACACAGGTAGATGTAGTGCAGTCTACTAATCCAAGAATGGTTTCAATGCATACCATTCTTCCCGCCATACCAACTCCTAAAGAAATT GTGCAGAGCAACCGTGATGAAGAGGCCAGTTCTACATTTTTATCATTGATCATAAAGGATTTCAAAGAATCACCAACACAAAATACAAGTTGTATAGAACAAATAGATGACAGTGGTTGCAGCTAG
- the LOC103442779 gene encoding uncharacterized protein has product MAGSDARKQLLNLIHDFASEKSHGERRVVSLRKRIEELGSELEIANAELEEAKRTKETAEQEVKGFEVELAMNEATIQTLELRISHTQDEISAVGSEVEALKNKEAASRDEFISEMFEINAKIRKFQESIAGHIHEEEYCGSAEEEDPKLGKEEVTEGDLRELEDMLAGVVSQTTKAEEEYKAEQNTQKQVQQVLSDCERKVFLMEELFKATKEVHDLTRYPFQECIGY; this is encoded by the exons ATGGCGGGAAGCGACGCTCGGAAGCAGCTTCTGAACTTAATTCACGATTTCGCATCCGAAAAGTCGCACGGAG AGCGACGAGTGGTAAGTCTGAGGAAGCGAATCGAAGAGCTCGGATCCGAGCTGGAAATTGCAAATGCGGAGCTCGAAGAAGCCAAGCGCACCAAGGAAACCGCCGAGCAAGAGGTCAAAGGCTTCGAAGTCGAATTGGCGATGAACGAAGCAACGATTCAAACGCTGGag TTGAGGATTTCTCATACGCAAGATGAGATTTCCGCCGTTGGATCCGAAGTAGAAGCTCTTAAG aacaaagAAGCTGCTTCGAG GGACGAGTTTATAAGCGAAATGTTTGAGATCAacgctaagataag AAAGTTCCAAGAGTCAATTGCTGGCCATATTCATGAGGAAGAGTACTGTGGAAGTGCAGAAG AAGAAGATCCCAAGCTAGGAAAGGAGGAGGTTACTGAAGGTGATTTAAGAGAACTTGAGGATATGCTTGCTGGTGTGGTGTCTCAGACAACCAAAGCGGAAGAAGAATACAAAGCTGAACAGAATACTCAAAAGCAG GTCCAGCAGGTGCTGAGTGATTGTGAAAGGAAGGTGTTCTTGATGGaggagttgttcaaggcaacgaAAGAAGTGCATGATTTGACAAGATATCCTTTTCAAGAATGCATTGGTTACTGA